A stretch of Paenibacillus mucilaginosus 3016 DNA encodes these proteins:
- the gyrA gene encoding DNA gyrase subunit A, producing MSILENFLPAFLEEVVGDRFGRYSKYIIQDRAIPDVRDGLKPVQRRILYAMYDAGNTPDKPYRKSAKTVGDVMGNYHPHGDSSIYEGMVRMAQPWKMGHVLIDGHGNWGSMDDDPAAAMRYTEARLSEIALELLRDIEKRTVLFKDNFDNTTKEPVVLPSRYPNLLVNGVSGISSGFATEIPTHNLREVVDACIALIDKPDSTLEELMTIVKGPDFPTGGIIMGSEGIREAYRTGRGRIYHRARTSIEDQRGGRQTIVITEIPYQVVKSRLVTAMENIRLEKKIEGISEVRDESGREGLRIVVELKKDADAQSILAYLLKKTDLQVAYSFNMVAIVNKTPKQLGLIEMLQAYIEHQKEVVTHRSRYELEKAEDRAHVLEGLVKALNILDEVIAAIRSSKNRQDAQNNLVEKFAFTERQADAILTLQLYRLTNLEIHSLEKELKEVQKLIDMLRGILGSEKKLLAVIKKEMSEIRDKYAIARRSDIQDEVEELKVNLQAIVTAEDVFVTVSNDGYVKRTGKLSFIRSGGEIDKTGLKEGDYLRHLFDVNTLENLLIFTQKGQYFLLPVHAIPEYKWKENGTAIVNVIPLPKDDRIVHVMALKDFEQPGKSLLFVTRKGQVKRTELKDYATTRSTGIVAVKIGEGDALLDVLMSTGGLDLLLVSKQGQAIRFKEDEVNPMGRAAAGVRGMQLKEDDELVAARWIDGDEGEVVVITDLGYAKRSLVADYALQGRGGKGVFTFEFKEGKRVKPNGSVLRSAYVVKEPFDLTAVLSTGERVTFSTEQAPIEDRKSIGKAILPLNKGETVLDVLRLQ from the coding sequence GTGAGCATACTCGAAAATTTCCTGCCGGCCTTTCTCGAAGAGGTTGTAGGCGACCGGTTCGGCCGGTATTCCAAATATATCATTCAAGACCGGGCGATCCCGGATGTGCGTGACGGGCTGAAGCCCGTGCAGCGGCGGATCCTGTACGCCATGTACGATGCGGGCAATACGCCCGACAAGCCATACCGCAAGTCCGCCAAGACGGTCGGGGACGTCATGGGCAACTACCATCCGCACGGCGACTCCTCGATCTACGAGGGCATGGTGCGGATGGCCCAGCCCTGGAAGATGGGCCACGTGCTCATTGACGGGCACGGGAACTGGGGCTCGATGGACGACGACCCGGCAGCGGCGATGCGTTATACGGAAGCGCGCCTGTCCGAGATCGCCCTGGAGCTGCTGCGCGACATCGAGAAGCGCACCGTTCTGTTCAAGGACAACTTCGACAATACGACGAAGGAGCCGGTGGTGCTGCCTTCCCGGTACCCGAACCTGCTCGTCAACGGGGTCAGCGGGATCTCATCCGGCTTCGCGACGGAGATTCCGACGCATAACCTGCGAGAGGTCGTCGATGCCTGTATCGCGCTGATCGACAAGCCGGATTCGACGCTCGAGGAACTGATGACGATTGTCAAAGGGCCTGACTTCCCGACCGGCGGCATCATCATGGGTTCCGAGGGCATCCGCGAGGCGTACCGCACAGGGCGCGGCCGGATCTATCACCGGGCCCGGACGAGCATTGAAGACCAGCGGGGCGGCCGGCAGACGATCGTGATTACCGAGATTCCTTACCAGGTCGTGAAGAGCCGTCTCGTTACGGCGATGGAGAACATCCGCCTCGAGAAGAAGATCGAGGGGATCTCCGAAGTCCGTGACGAGAGCGGCCGCGAAGGCCTGCGGATCGTCGTCGAGCTCAAGAAAGACGCGGATGCCCAGAGCATCCTGGCTTACCTGCTGAAGAAGACCGATCTGCAGGTGGCTTACAGCTTCAACATGGTCGCGATCGTCAACAAGACGCCGAAGCAGCTCGGCCTCATCGAGATGCTGCAGGCTTATATCGAGCACCAGAAGGAAGTCGTCACCCACCGTTCGCGTTATGAGCTCGAGAAGGCGGAGGACCGCGCCCACGTGCTCGAAGGTCTTGTGAAGGCGCTCAATATTCTCGACGAAGTGATTGCGGCCATCCGCTCGTCCAAGAACCGGCAGGATGCGCAGAACAACCTCGTGGAGAAGTTCGCCTTCACCGAGCGTCAGGCCGATGCGATCCTGACCCTCCAGCTCTATCGCCTCACGAATCTCGAGATTCACTCGCTCGAGAAGGAACTGAAGGAAGTGCAGAAGCTCATCGATATGCTGCGCGGCATTCTCGGCAGCGAGAAGAAGCTGCTCGCAGTAATCAAAAAGGAAATGAGCGAGATCCGCGACAAGTACGCGATTGCTCGGCGCTCCGATATTCAGGACGAGGTGGAAGAGCTGAAGGTCAACCTGCAGGCGATCGTGACGGCCGAAGATGTCTTCGTTACCGTTTCCAACGATGGCTATGTCAAAAGGACGGGCAAGCTGAGCTTCATCCGCTCCGGCGGGGAGATCGACAAGACCGGACTCAAGGAAGGCGATTATCTGCGCCATCTGTTCGATGTCAATACGCTGGAGAACCTGCTGATCTTCACCCAGAAGGGCCAGTACTTCCTGCTGCCTGTCCATGCGATTCCGGAGTACAAGTGGAAGGAGAACGGGACGGCCATCGTCAACGTGATTCCGCTGCCGAAGGATGACCGGATCGTGCACGTCATGGCGCTGAAGGACTTCGAGCAGCCGGGCAAGTCGCTGCTGTTCGTCACGCGCAAGGGCCAGGTCAAGAGGACCGAGCTGAAGGATTACGCAACGACCCGGTCGACCGGTATCGTGGCGGTCAAGATCGGCGAGGGCGACGCCCTGCTGGATGTGCTGATGAGCACCGGAGGTCTCGACCTGCTGCTCGTATCGAAGCAGGGGCAGGCGATCCGGTTCAAGGAAGACGAAGTGAACCCGATGGGCCGAGCGGCGGCCGGTGTGCGCGGCATGCAGCTCAAAGAGGATGACGAGCTGGTAGCCGCCCGCTGGATCGACGGGGACGAAGGCGAAGTGGTTGTGATTACCGATCTCGGGTATGCGAAGCGTTCGCTTGTGGCGGATTATGCGCTTCAGGGCCGCGGAGGCAAAGGCGTATTCACCTTTGAATTCAAGGAAGGCAAGAGGGTGAAGCCGAACGGCAGCGTGCTGCGCAGTGCTTACGTGGTGAAGGAACCGTTCGACCTGACCGCCGTGCTGAGCACGGGTGAGCGTGTGACCTTCTCGACCGAACAGGCGCCGATCGAGGACCGCAAGTCGATAGGCAAAGCGATCCTGCCGCTGAATAAGGGCGAGACCGTGCTCGATGTTTTGAG